In a genomic window of uncultured Sphaerochaeta sp.:
- a CDS encoding helix-turn-helix domain-containing protein, with translation MKTLLLKTEKDLEIFMHPKRQQILHLLSVHACMTAKQVSDALSMQPSSAKHHLLRLQELGLVEVDHTELIHGITATFYRKTLVTVSFASLGEEKQKLVSDFVAKKIRDDLFSKPRNHTDESGHFMADQLSGVVHLSKEEADQLYRIIRSFVQEHEKHGEGKEAYVYSLVAYHA, from the coding sequence ATGAAGACACTTCTTTTGAAAACAGAAAAGGACCTCGAGATTTTCATGCACCCCAAGCGCCAGCAGATACTGCACCTCCTTTCGGTCCATGCATGCATGACAGCGAAACAAGTCAGTGATGCACTTTCCATGCAACCATCAAGTGCAAAGCACCATCTGCTCCGTCTCCAGGAGTTGGGCTTGGTGGAAGTCGATCATACCGAATTGATCCATGGCATTACGGCTACGTTCTACCGAAAGACGTTGGTCACCGTCAGTTTTGCATCCCTTGGGGAAGAGAAACAGAAGCTTGTTTCCGACTTTGTCGCCAAAAAGATACGTGATGACCTCTTTTCCAAGCCCAGAAACCATACGGATGAGTCAGGGCACTTCATGGCTGACCAGCTTTCGGGTGTAGTGCATCTGAGCAAGGAGGAGGCGGACCAGCTCTATCGGATCATCCGAAGCTTTGTACAGGAGCATGAGAAGCACGGGGAGGGGAAGGAGGCATACGTCTACTCCTTGGTGGCCTATCATGCCTAG
- a CDS encoding ferrous iron transport protein A — MTLGELRPGERARVLTIGTQGAMRQRILDMGITPKVEIQLIKVAPLGDPLDLSLRGYNLSLRRHDAALIEVEKL; from the coding sequence ATGACACTAGGAGAATTGCGTCCTGGAGAGAGGGCGAGGGTGCTCACAATCGGCACCCAGGGAGCGATGCGGCAGCGCATTCTGGATATGGGTATCACCCCAAAGGTGGAGATACAGTTGATCAAAGTGGCCCCACTCGGCGATCCGTTGGATCTGTCTCTTCGTGGGTATAATCTCAGTTTGAGACGGCATGACGCTGCACTTATTGAGGTAGAGAAACTGTAA
- a CDS encoding anaerobic ribonucleoside-triphosphate reductase activating protein, translating to MNISAIEANSFLDYPGKLSCVVFLQGCNYDCFYCHNRGLIERVNGALGYQEVVDFLKSRQGFLQAVVISGGEPTLNQDLGLLIRQAKALGYLVKLDTNGSRPHMLSSLLGEGGIDYVALDVKAPWERYREIGGAGADPKSVQESLSLLASWKEARKEFQLEVRTTLAPTLTFADLRQIATDLVQSASWTINAYRVPPSYREEDVGRIHLPPTVLGEVEEGILRSMHPALMLRR from the coding sequence ATGAACATCAGTGCCATCGAAGCAAACTCCTTCTTGGACTATCCGGGAAAACTGAGTTGTGTCGTATTCTTGCAAGGATGCAACTATGACTGCTTCTACTGCCATAATCGTGGACTCATTGAGAGGGTAAATGGTGCTTTGGGCTATCAGGAAGTAGTGGACTTCCTGAAAAGCAGGCAAGGATTCCTCCAAGCTGTGGTAATCAGCGGGGGAGAGCCGACACTCAATCAGGATCTTGGCCTGCTTATCAGGCAGGCCAAGGCTTTGGGGTATTTGGTCAAGTTGGATACCAATGGGAGCAGACCCCACATGCTTTCATCCCTGCTGGGGGAAGGCGGAATTGATTACGTAGCCCTTGATGTGAAAGCCCCGTGGGAACGGTACCGGGAAATCGGGGGAGCAGGTGCAGACCCGAAGAGCGTCCAGGAAAGTCTCTCCCTTCTTGCTTCTTGGAAGGAAGCAAGAAAGGAGTTTCAGCTGGAAGTGCGGACGACACTTGCCCCCACACTCACGTTTGCCGATCTCAGGCAGATCGCCACAGATCTTGTGCAATCAGCAAGCTGGACGATCAATGCCTACCGGGTACCGCCAAGCTACAGGGAAGAGGATGTCGGGCGCATCCACCTTCCCCCGACTGTGCTGGGGGAGGTGGAAGAGGGGATCCTGCGTTCGATGCACCCTGCCCTTATGCTAAGGAGATGA
- the metK gene encoding methionine adenosyltransferase — protein sequence MLTHGSHIFTSESVSEGHPDKVCDQISDAVLDACLAQDPHSRVACEVFATTDMVVVGGEITTNASLDIEQIVRSTVQDIGYTEEGCGFDYRTLKVINLTKTQSADISLGVTADTSLFGEQGAGDQGMMFGFACNETKELMPAPVTWAHQLLMRASQLRKEGKASFLRPDAKSQVSLLYQDGKPVHIDSVVISHQHTDEADRAHLVAYLTKEVIEPTLAHTGLLDEKTKIYINPTGRFVIGGPAGDTGLTGRKIIVDTYGGMGRHGGGAFSGKDPSKVDRSAAYMARFVAKNLVANNYCTTCEVQLSYAIGVPYPISIYVDTFGTGTLDDSKLEDLVREKFNLSPAGIIRSLGLLKPIYRDTVNYGHFGKAGLPWEEIISLA from the coding sequence ATGCTGACACACGGTTCACACATTTTCACCTCAGAATCAGTAAGCGAAGGACATCCAGACAAGGTCTGCGACCAGATATCGGATGCAGTCCTTGATGCTTGTCTCGCCCAGGACCCCCACAGCCGCGTTGCCTGTGAGGTCTTTGCCACCACCGACATGGTCGTGGTAGGTGGAGAGATTACGACAAACGCCAGTCTGGATATTGAGCAGATTGTCCGCTCTACAGTACAGGATATCGGATACACGGAAGAGGGGTGCGGATTTGATTATCGTACGCTGAAGGTCATCAATCTCACTAAAACACAGAGTGCCGACATCTCGCTCGGCGTCACTGCCGACACATCCCTCTTCGGGGAACAGGGTGCCGGAGACCAGGGTATGATGTTCGGCTTTGCCTGCAACGAAACCAAGGAACTGATGCCGGCCCCGGTAACCTGGGCTCATCAGCTGCTCATGCGTGCAAGCCAGTTGCGAAAGGAAGGCAAGGCCTCATTCCTCCGCCCCGACGCCAAGAGCCAGGTCTCCCTGCTCTATCAGGACGGCAAACCGGTGCACATCGACTCGGTGGTCATCAGCCATCAGCATACCGATGAGGCTGACCGTGCACATCTGGTAGCCTACCTGACCAAGGAAGTCATCGAGCCGACCCTTGCACACACCGGGTTGTTGGATGAAAAAACCAAGATCTACATCAATCCCACAGGGCGTTTTGTCATCGGAGGGCCGGCCGGAGACACAGGGTTGACCGGAAGAAAAATCATTGTCGATACCTACGGTGGCATGGGCCGCCATGGTGGCGGTGCATTCAGCGGAAAAGACCCCTCAAAGGTTGACCGCAGTGCTGCCTACATGGCCCGCTTTGTGGCAAAGAATCTGGTGGCAAACAATTATTGCACCACCTGTGAGGTTCAGCTCTCCTATGCCATTGGGGTCCCGTACCCGATCTCAATCTATGTCGATACCTTCGGAACAGGAACCTTGGATGATTCCAAGTTGGAAGATTTGGTCAGGGAGAAGTTCAACCTCTCCCCGGCCGGTATCATCCGAAGCCTTGGCCTGTTGAAACCCATCTATAGGGACACGGTCAACTATGGTCATTTCGGGAAAGCCGGATTGCCCTGGGAAGAGATCATCTCCTTAGCATAA
- a CDS encoding ferrous iron transport protein A, translated as MPLPYAQVGETRRIVSLHADEELKRHLMDLGFVTGQSVHIVGNTNEGLILLLKGVRLALNRGLAHRIDVA; from the coding sequence ATGCCGCTTCCGTATGCCCAAGTCGGTGAAACACGAAGGATTGTGAGTCTGCATGCTGATGAAGAGCTCAAACGCCATCTGATGGATCTCGGTTTTGTGACCGGCCAGAGTGTTCACATTGTGGGAAATACCAATGAAGGGCTCATCCTCTTGCTCAAAGGTGTGCGTCTTGCCCTCAATCGAGGATTGGCACACCGGATTGATGTAGCATAA
- a CDS encoding MFS transporter codes for MPRRFHAASYLILLGISFFALGLSIPAMSLIVVSKQYSLAHLSLAMVIYSVVVMLFEVPSGMFADTHGRQRCFALGLLFSSIGTALFFASSFPLLCLGFGFSGLGRAFGSGSLDALYLEAGRDSGKKLGDLVLAMEVNSSLCLSIGSLAGGFLLSLGTSGPGLTFYVVGARLVLLLLNLLLLPFLIAESARCERPETSGMGQTARLLKILGSHPFLVAYILSVLLQGLLLASLESYWQPFLRDLFDSDSQLWILGLIAASIFAVSVLGSFAGKHLMHKMNPKRLYLFASLMVFSLLALLSFSATIRSFLVWYVLIYLVLGIMSVVGLFLLNEEADDSVRSSLSSLSSFSLQGGGLLANLAASLLFLVGDISMFWKVVAALGIAGILLLAKPLLQRSPRS; via the coding sequence ATGCCTAGGAGATTCCACGCTGCTTCCTACCTTATCCTGCTCGGGATCTCCTTCTTTGCCTTGGGGCTGAGTATTCCGGCCATGAGCCTGATCGTGGTAAGCAAGCAGTACAGCCTTGCGCATCTGAGTCTTGCCATGGTCATCTATTCTGTGGTGGTGATGCTCTTTGAAGTACCCAGCGGCATGTTTGCCGATACCCATGGCAGACAGCGCTGTTTTGCCCTGGGCCTCCTGTTTTCCTCAATCGGAACAGCATTGTTCTTTGCTTCTTCCTTTCCTCTTCTCTGCCTAGGATTTGGCTTCAGCGGTTTGGGACGAGCCTTTGGGAGCGGAAGTCTCGATGCGCTCTATTTGGAAGCTGGCCGTGATTCGGGCAAAAAGCTGGGCGATCTGGTTCTTGCCATGGAGGTCAACTCATCCCTCTGTCTCAGCATCGGGTCACTTGCCGGAGGATTTTTGCTCAGTCTGGGAACCTCGGGCCCTGGGCTTACCTTCTATGTGGTGGGAGCTCGGTTGGTTTTGCTGCTTCTCAACCTCCTCCTTCTACCCTTTCTTATTGCAGAATCTGCACGCTGTGAGCGGCCGGAAACGAGCGGAATGGGCCAGACTGCTCGTCTGCTTAAAATACTGGGCTCGCATCCCTTCCTTGTGGCTTACATCCTGAGTGTTCTTCTGCAAGGGCTCCTGCTCGCCAGCCTTGAGAGTTACTGGCAACCCTTTTTGAGGGATCTGTTTGATTCGGATTCCCAGTTGTGGATACTTGGCCTGATTGCAGCTTCCATCTTTGCCGTCAGTGTGCTTGGTTCCTTTGCCGGCAAGCACCTGATGCACAAAATGAACCCCAAGCGTCTCTATCTCTTCGCCAGCCTGATGGTTTTTTCCCTGCTTGCGTTGCTCTCGTTCTCCGCTACCATACGCAGCTTTCTTGTGTGGTATGTGCTGATCTATCTGGTGTTGGGCATCATGAGTGTGGTTGGCTTGTTCCTGCTGAACGAGGAAGCTGATGATTCGGTACGTTCCTCACTCTCAAGCCTCAGCTCCTTCTCATTGCAGGGGGGTGGGCTGTTGGCCAATCTTGCAGCCAGCCTTCTGTTTCTGGTTGGGGATATCAGCATGTTCTGGAAGGTGGTGGCAGCGCTTGGTATTGCCGGGATCCTGCTTCTGGCCAAACCTCTGCTACAGCGTTCTCCACGCTCCTGA
- a CDS encoding adenosine kinase, translating to MKRQEHRVYGIGNPLIDIIVSVEEQDITDLGIHKGTMALISKDRMEELLQLSKERQTSYSCGGSCPNTIIALASLGVDATLAGKVGSDENGVIYRTRLKELGVHDELVVTKEEMTGSTVILITPDSERSMNTFLGANRLYAETDVEEQTVAEADFFHFTGYMWDTQSQQAAIMKALGIAKSNQTVVSFDLADPFAVGRYREPFIKLITEYCDIVYANREEARILFDNYDPYECCRSMGKLCRTAIVKNGKKGSYISHEGKIISIPVKGPVVPVDTTGAGDVYAAGFLYGQYHDFSIEESGIIASILAGEIITQRGAQFSNEKAAQLRQLFASGAWRTL from the coding sequence ATGAAACGGCAGGAACACAGGGTCTATGGAATCGGGAACCCACTCATTGACATCATCGTAAGTGTCGAGGAGCAAGATATCACAGACCTGGGAATCCACAAGGGAACGATGGCTCTCATCTCCAAGGACCGGATGGAAGAACTGCTGCAACTGAGCAAGGAACGGCAAACCTCCTACTCCTGTGGGGGCAGCTGTCCGAATACCATCATAGCCCTCGCCTCCCTTGGTGTTGATGCAACCCTTGCAGGAAAGGTCGGCTCCGACGAGAACGGAGTCATCTACCGCACCAGGCTGAAAGAGCTCGGAGTCCATGATGAGCTGGTGGTCACCAAAGAGGAGATGACCGGTTCCACCGTCATCCTCATCACTCCTGACAGCGAACGCAGCATGAACACCTTTTTGGGTGCGAATCGCCTCTATGCAGAAACGGATGTGGAGGAACAAACGGTTGCCGAGGCGGATTTCTTCCATTTCACCGGCTACATGTGGGACACCCAGAGCCAGCAGGCTGCCATCATGAAGGCCTTGGGCATTGCGAAAAGCAATCAGACCGTTGTTTCCTTCGATCTCGCAGATCCTTTTGCAGTGGGGCGATACCGTGAACCATTCATCAAGCTGATCACCGAATACTGCGACATCGTGTACGCCAACCGGGAGGAAGCACGCATACTCTTTGACAACTACGACCCCTATGAGTGCTGCCGCTCGATGGGAAAGCTCTGCAGGACCGCCATCGTAAAGAATGGGAAGAAGGGTTCCTACATCAGCCATGAGGGCAAGATCATCTCCATCCCGGTGAAAGGCCCGGTCGTCCCTGTTGACACTACCGGAGCCGGCGATGTCTATGCTGCCGGCTTTCTGTACGGACAGTACCACGACTTCAGTATTGAGGAGTCGGGTATCATAGCATCCATCCTTGCCGGAGAGATCATCACCCAGCGGGGAGCCCAGTTCAGCAATGAGAAGGCAGCCCAACTCAGGCAGCTCTTCGCCTCAGGAGCGTGGAGAACGCTGTAG
- the murA gene encoding UDP-N-acetylglucosamine 1-carboxyvinyltransferase, with translation MASYQIIGGKAASGEVKVGGNKNSALPCLAATLLTDEPVRLENVPDIEDVQVMVQLLRSLGSTIIQEDTHTYTITSGSRSGALKRSLVEAVRGSILLLGPLLATNEEVRLTPPGGDVIGLRRLDTHFLGLGALGSVCSISDEGEIHIKASQSRLKGGDIFLDEASVTATENVLMAASLAQGESIISNAASEPHVQDLCNLLQCMGSSIEGVGSNRLLVRGKSHLHGCSFKIGSDYMEAGSFIGLAGASGGQMLIKGVEHEHLRMIRLGFERIGIRFVEDGPSSILVPRKQKRILCKEVGGHTAKIDDAPWPGFPADLLSIITVCATQMEGSILIHEKMFESRMYFVDWLIRMGADIILCDPHRAVVNGPSQLVGSQVSSPDVRAGMALVIAAVCAQGQSTIENIYQIERGYENLSGKLQALGLDIERLA, from the coding sequence ATGGCGTCGTATCAGATTATCGGTGGGAAGGCAGCCAGTGGAGAGGTGAAGGTGGGAGGCAACAAGAACAGTGCGCTCCCTTGCCTTGCTGCGACCTTGCTTACCGATGAGCCGGTTCGCTTGGAAAATGTGCCGGATATCGAGGATGTGCAGGTCATGGTCCAGTTGCTCAGGAGCCTTGGGTCCACCATTATCCAGGAAGATACCCACACCTATACCATTACCAGCGGCAGCCGCAGCGGGGCTCTCAAGCGTTCGCTTGTAGAGGCGGTGCGGGGCTCGATCCTTCTGCTTGGGCCCCTCCTTGCTACCAATGAGGAAGTCCGCCTTACTCCCCCCGGAGGCGATGTGATAGGACTAAGGAGATTGGATACCCATTTCCTTGGGCTTGGGGCCCTGGGTTCCGTATGCAGCATCTCCGATGAGGGAGAGATCCACATCAAGGCAAGCCAAAGCCGGCTCAAGGGTGGTGATATTTTCCTGGATGAAGCTTCGGTGACAGCCACCGAAAATGTGCTTATGGCGGCAAGCCTTGCCCAGGGGGAGAGCATCATCAGCAATGCTGCAAGCGAGCCGCATGTGCAAGATTTGTGCAACTTGCTGCAATGTATGGGATCGTCCATCGAAGGCGTAGGATCGAACCGTCTTCTGGTCAGGGGAAAAAGCCATTTGCATGGATGCTCATTCAAGATCGGCAGCGACTACATGGAGGCGGGATCGTTCATAGGGCTTGCCGGAGCAAGCGGTGGCCAGATGCTCATCAAGGGTGTGGAGCATGAGCATCTGAGGATGATCAGGTTGGGCTTTGAGCGGATCGGAATCCGGTTTGTTGAGGACGGACCCTCATCGATTCTTGTTCCCCGCAAGCAGAAGAGAATCCTTTGCAAGGAAGTGGGAGGTCATACGGCGAAGATTGATGATGCCCCCTGGCCGGGCTTTCCTGCTGATCTTTTGAGCATCATCACCGTCTGTGCAACCCAGATGGAGGGCTCCATCCTCATCCATGAGAAGATGTTTGAATCGAGGATGTATTTCGTCGATTGGCTGATACGCATGGGAGCCGACATCATTCTGTGCGATCCTCACCGGGCTGTGGTCAACGGGCCAAGCCAGCTGGTAGGATCACAGGTGAGCAGCCCTGATGTCCGTGCAGGAATGGCGCTTGTCATTGCCGCCGTCTGCGCCCAGGGACAGAGTACCATCGAGAATATCTACCAGATTGAACGGGGATATGAGAACCTCAGCGGCAAGTTGCAGGCCCTTGGCCTGGACATCGAACGGCTTGCCTAA
- a CDS encoding sensor domain-containing diguanylate cyclase yields MKHRLWTTSTTLILITSLLLLTLSLATVFRIESVYRTQTAQSIGQLKRQFLYDSVQNQIKRIDTQRTITNQRYEAELERKLSLLDNAYTTGDGFLGRATSYFSNTANAAWTVILWEKESGAVILDTHDLVAEGEVPVEVVDTLLADYPIHRIRSFAPYTLFLGIPQTVIEAEVKGFITEEIYGSAYSENSYIWVNEVVNWEGGDDYAIRRIHPNLRDTVGTLLSTNMTDIRGNTPYKTELEGVKQNGELFFTYYFQKKDSKEISEKLTYAKLYKDYNWIVAMGIHLDDLSAYIDETNYQSSVVLRQTTPLFMFLVLGLFIFNSVLLMIIEKRKSKKDTQVLQLQANQDTLTGIGNRRYAESLVKDMFIQFKRDQKPVLLALFDIDYFKHINDTYGHDIGDRTLVQLCRSLEHVVCSTDSLFRLGGDEFLVVCSKTEEKDLERISTTLLETARAVDVSSEGASFSLTISVGISTFREADENEQQALKRADKALYRAKMAGRDRCEIDW; encoded by the coding sequence ATGAAGCATAGGTTATGGACTACGAGCACCACCCTTATTCTCATCACCTCCCTATTGCTGTTGACCTTAAGCCTTGCAACGGTTTTTCGGATTGAATCGGTATACCGGACACAGACTGCCCAGAGCATCGGACAATTGAAGCGGCAATTCCTGTATGATTCGGTTCAGAACCAGATTAAACGCATTGATACACAACGCACCATCACCAACCAGCGCTATGAGGCCGAGCTGGAGCGGAAGCTTTCACTCCTTGACAACGCCTATACAACCGGTGATGGTTTTTTGGGAAGAGCCACCTCTTACTTTTCCAATACAGCCAATGCAGCTTGGACGGTCATCCTTTGGGAAAAGGAGAGCGGGGCTGTGATTCTCGATACCCATGACCTGGTAGCTGAAGGTGAAGTCCCGGTTGAGGTGGTGGACACCCTTCTTGCCGACTATCCCATCCACAGGATTCGTTCGTTTGCTCCGTATACTCTCTTTCTTGGCATTCCCCAAACGGTCATAGAAGCTGAGGTGAAAGGGTTCATCACCGAAGAGATCTATGGCTCTGCCTACTCGGAGAACTCCTATATCTGGGTCAACGAAGTGGTCAACTGGGAAGGTGGGGATGACTATGCCATCCGAAGGATCCATCCCAACCTGCGTGATACGGTTGGGACCCTGCTTTCCACCAACATGACCGATATCAGGGGGAACACTCCTTACAAAACCGAGCTTGAGGGGGTGAAACAGAACGGGGAGCTGTTCTTCACGTACTACTTCCAGAAGAAGGACAGCAAGGAGATTTCGGAGAAACTCACCTACGCCAAGCTCTACAAGGACTACAATTGGATTGTGGCCATGGGGATTCATCTTGATGATCTCTCCGCCTATATTGATGAGACCAACTATCAGAGTTCAGTAGTCCTGCGGCAAACCACTCCCTTGTTCATGTTCCTGGTGCTTGGGCTCTTTATCTTCAATTCCGTGCTGCTCATGATCATCGAGAAGCGCAAGAGCAAGAAGGATACCCAGGTTTTGCAGTTGCAAGCCAACCAAGATACCCTTACCGGCATCGGAAACCGTCGTTACGCGGAGTCGTTGGTCAAGGATATGTTCATTCAGTTCAAGCGTGACCAGAAGCCGGTATTGCTGGCGCTCTTTGATATCGATTATTTCAAGCATATCAACGATACCTATGGGCATGATATCGGCGATAGGACACTCGTTCAGCTCTGTCGCTCTCTGGAGCATGTTGTCTGCAGTACCGATTCATTGTTCCGTCTGGGTGGCGATGAGTTCCTGGTCGTCTGCAGCAAAACAGAAGAGAAGGACCTTGAACGCATCTCCACCACCTTGCTGGAGACTGCAAGGGCTGTGGATGTTTCCAGTGAGGGAGCTTCCTTCTCTCTTACCATTTCCGTAGGCATCTCCACCTTCCGTGAGGCTGATGAGAACGAGCAACAAGCACTCAAGCGTGCCGATAAAGCGCTGTATCGTGCCAAGATGGCAGGGCGTGATCGTTGTGAGATTGATTGGTAA